In the genome of Bradyrhizobium sp. CIAT3101, one region contains:
- a CDS encoding DUF2840 domain-containing protein — protein MSELTTVELLWVKGRIENRIRFGRPVSEKIIDRHRRVLSFESGSIFAFVRWTSNEFGTVLSRIDILRAASSRQRYSTIPWVMPGGESLLRLSGWTKVERALQLVDAVEALGINPADAAPDYWHHVHNRLSVSENPRAYTQARHQAWLRRRKRGL, from the coding sequence ATGAGCGAGCTCACAACCGTTGAACTCTTGTGGGTGAAGGGACGGATCGAGAATCGCATTCGCTTCGGCCGGCCGGTATCTGAAAAGATCATTGACCGTCACCGCCGCGTTCTTTCGTTCGAGAGCGGTAGCATTTTCGCTTTCGTGCGTTGGACATCTAATGAGTTTGGAACAGTTCTGTCCCGCATCGACATTTTACGCGCCGCGTCATCACGGCAGCGATATTCAACTATCCCCTGGGTCATGCCCGGCGGAGAGAGCCTGCTGCGATTGTCCGGATGGACGAAAGTCGAGCGCGCGCTGCAATTGGTCGACGCGGTGGAGGCACTTGGCATCAATCCTGCAGATGCTGCGCCGGATTACTGGCATCATGTTCACAACCGTCTCTCTGTCAGCGAAAACCCGCGGGCCTACACTCAGGCGCGCCATCAGGCGTGGCTCCGCCGTCGAAAGCGAGGGCTCTGA
- a CDS encoding lytic transglycosylase domain-containing protein: protein MLQVESGGNVGAISSRGALGLMQIMPQTWVELSTRYNLGVDPFDPHDNILAGTAYLREMLDRFGSQGFLAAYNAGPKRYEAYLATGRPLPDETKIYVARLVELIGIKQPEPTTLAIPSAVPWRQAALFFDRSGSSAHARSTPARRPMNSPKEFPNSGGLALVPGAAQLFVERSAQTESR, encoded by the coding sequence GTGTTGCAAGTCGAGAGCGGCGGCAATGTGGGCGCCATTTCCTCCCGGGGCGCCTTGGGCCTGATGCAAATCATGCCCCAGACTTGGGTCGAGCTAAGTACTCGCTACAATCTCGGTGTCGACCCCTTTGACCCCCACGACAACATTCTCGCAGGCACGGCCTACCTTCGCGAGATGCTCGACCGGTTTGGATCGCAGGGTTTTCTCGCAGCTTACAACGCGGGTCCAAAGCGCTACGAGGCCTATCTGGCAACGGGGCGGCCACTGCCTGACGAGACAAAAATCTACGTTGCCAGGCTCGTAGAGTTGATCGGCATCAAACAGCCCGAGCCCACGACTTTGGCGATCCCAAGTGCCGTTCCGTGGCGGCAGGCAGCATTATTCTTTGACCGCTCTGGCTCGTCGGCTCATGCCAGATCGACACCCGCTCGGCGTCCAATGAACAGTCCGAAAGAATTCCCGAACAGTGGCGGGCTCGCGCTCGTACCAGGCGCGGCCCAGCTTTTTGTGGAGCGATCGGCGCAAACGGAGTCCCGATGA
- a CDS encoding outer membrane beta-barrel protein produces MRSEFLFWGIATAALVANGVVNSADFKPAVKVPPAVWSWTGGYFGGHVGGGYGRTSFSNPYGPSIYGDVVDTPLFLAGGQIGYNWQRDRWVFGLELNASGVISDGANTCLAASGIVVSANCNAGPDVFVTGTGRLGYTFGPQGHTLAYLRAGVAWQHNRGDIANGNEFYSETYPSGWAPQNATHFDYNRIGGLIGAGVEHALTPAWSVNIGYDYLRFGGPSVATPPTLQYPPFATVPASVTNLSSGYHIGKVALNYHFDAAPGAARWSDTPLYPIEPTFGAPEIPFTTGWSLESGTRLWLSRGKFQWENGPPDRLVSRLTYHKLDGISGELFERLDSPWGIFLKGNIGLGRFSSGIMNDEDWGLAGFGHSMAYTNTRSGQANGRFMYYTVDAGHDFLRGSTYKIGGFAGWTYYGQKSDSIGCVTIASLPCLAPDDKRTMGSQDTNWNAVRIGLNAETMLLDRWRLSADVAYLPWTDFQGRDNHLLRDFTTFIDHRGSGGHGVQIEGILSYFITSNFSVGVGGRYWAMWSPRDSEQFATQAEQARSRPVTSGPFPASFHMERWGTFLQASYKFH; encoded by the coding sequence ATGAGATCTGAGTTTTTGTTTTGGGGGATCGCAACAGCTGCGCTCGTTGCAAACGGGGTCGTCAATTCGGCAGATTTTAAGCCGGCAGTAAAGGTCCCGCCTGCAGTATGGAGCTGGACCGGAGGCTATTTTGGTGGGCACGTCGGCGGGGGGTACGGCCGGACATCATTTAGTAATCCCTACGGTCCCTCGATCTATGGCGACGTGGTCGATACTCCGTTATTCCTCGCAGGAGGGCAGATCGGCTACAATTGGCAGAGGGATCGCTGGGTTTTTGGCCTTGAACTGAATGCCAGCGGCGTCATCTCGGACGGCGCAAACACCTGTCTTGCCGCCTCCGGTATTGTTGTGAGTGCAAACTGCAACGCAGGTCCGGACGTCTTCGTCACCGGGACCGGCCGGCTGGGTTATACGTTTGGCCCGCAGGGTCACACGCTTGCCTATCTCAGAGCAGGTGTGGCCTGGCAACACAATCGCGGCGATATAGCCAACGGTAACGAATTTTATAGCGAGACTTACCCGTCTGGATGGGCGCCACAGAATGCAACCCATTTCGACTATAATCGTATCGGGGGTCTCATCGGCGCAGGTGTCGAGCACGCGCTCACGCCCGCATGGTCGGTCAATATCGGATATGATTATCTGAGGTTCGGCGGACCAAGCGTGGCAACCCCTCCGACGCTACAATATCCGCCCTTTGCAACGGTCCCAGCTAGCGTCACTAACCTGTCCAGTGGCTATCACATCGGCAAGGTCGCTCTGAACTACCATTTTGATGCCGCCCCAGGGGCGGCGCGATGGTCCGATACGCCGCTTTACCCGATAGAGCCGACCTTTGGCGCGCCGGAAATTCCCTTCACGACCGGCTGGTCGCTAGAAAGCGGCACACGGCTCTGGCTGAGTCGGGGAAAATTTCAATGGGAAAATGGTCCGCCCGATCGTCTAGTGTCGAGGCTGACCTATCACAAGCTGGATGGGATTTCCGGTGAGTTGTTCGAACGACTTGACAGCCCCTGGGGAATCTTCCTGAAGGGCAATATCGGTTTGGGGCGCTTTAGTAGCGGGATTATGAATGATGAGGATTGGGGCTTGGCCGGCTTTGGCCATTCCATGGCCTATACCAACACGAGATCGGGTCAGGCGAACGGAAGGTTCATGTACTACACGGTCGATGCCGGTCATGATTTCCTGCGGGGCAGCACATACAAGATCGGTGGATTCGCCGGCTGGACCTATTACGGCCAAAAGTCTGACTCGATAGGATGCGTTACGATCGCTTCGCTTCCATGTCTCGCGCCGGACGATAAAAGGACGATGGGCAGCCAAGACACCAACTGGAATGCAGTGCGTATCGGCCTTAACGCTGAGACCATGTTGCTCGATCGCTGGCGCTTGAGCGCCGATGTCGCATACCTGCCCTGGACGGATTTCCAAGGGCGCGATAACCATCTCCTGCGAGACTTCACGACCTTCATCGATCATCGCGGGAGCGGCGGCCATGGGGTACAAATAGAAGGCATCTTATCGTACTTCATAACGAGCAATTTCAGCGTCGGCGTCGGCGGCCGTTACTGGGCGATGTGGAGTCCGAGAGATAGTGAGCAATTCGCCACCCAAGCCGAGCAGGCGCGCAGCCGTCCTGTGACCTCTGGGCCCTTTCCTGCAAGCTTTCACATGGAACGATGGGGCACGTTCTTGCAGGCTTCCTATAAGTTTCACTGA
- a CDS encoding DUF3363 domain-containing protein, whose translation MTMRDDDIRVRPGRIDHGNRVARRPQTFVGQVMRAAKRAGHVGNSFRSGPDRSRSRFGRGRRAAIAIRLRSNARRVVTKARVVRHRGARFRSAPLSKHVAYLKREGVTRDGRNALMFDATSDAADERGFAERCESDRHHFRFIISPEDGAALGDLKAFTRELLRDVEKDLATKLDWIAVDHWNTDNPHVHLLIRGRADDGQDLVISREYISRGLRDRAAHRITLELGPRSEQEVRTGLEREVEAERWTSLDRALREICDDCAGVADLRPEGKGEDPELRPLLLGRAAKLERLGLAESTGPACWTLKPGLEQTLRQLGMRGDIIKTMHRAMSAGGREPDIATFALHGEEPTDPVLGRLVQRGLDDELKGTAYAIVAGLDGRTHHLRFGDLEFTGDAPAGAIVELRTYTDASGKPRMSLAVRSDLSIEEQVSANGATWLDRQLLAKNPSLSGGGFGAEVRSAMDARLDHLAGQGLVQRSGRRIVFARDLLAALQQRELQAATAKLSTDSGLIYQPVTEGDQVTGIYRQRVTLASGRFAMIDDGLGFELVPWRPALEQHLGKQVSGIVMPGGRVDWNVGRKRGLGI comes from the coding sequence ATGACAATGCGGGACGATGACATACGCGTCAGGCCCGGGCGCATTGACCACGGTAACCGTGTTGCAAGGCGGCCACAGACATTCGTCGGGCAGGTCATGCGTGCCGCTAAGAGAGCGGGGCACGTTGGCAACAGCTTCCGCTCAGGCCCGGACCGCAGCCGCTCCCGCTTCGGCCGGGGCCGGCGTGCGGCAATCGCGATCCGCTTGCGCTCGAATGCCCGGCGCGTGGTCACAAAGGCGCGTGTGGTGCGCCATCGGGGAGCGCGATTCCGCTCTGCGCCGCTATCTAAGCATGTCGCTTATCTTAAGCGTGAGGGCGTTACGCGGGATGGCCGGAACGCCTTGATGTTTGACGCCACCTCTGACGCAGCCGACGAGCGGGGTTTTGCCGAGCGCTGCGAGAGTGACCGTCACCATTTCCGGTTCATTATCTCGCCTGAGGACGGCGCGGCGCTTGGTGACCTGAAGGCATTTACGCGCGAGCTTCTGCGCGATGTCGAAAAAGATCTCGCGACCAAGCTCGACTGGATTGCAGTCGATCACTGGAATACGGACAACCCGCATGTCCATCTGTTAATTCGCGGCCGTGCCGATGACGGACAGGATCTTGTGATCAGCCGCGAGTACATCAGCCGCGGTTTGCGCGATCGTGCCGCCCACCGCATCACCCTTGAGCTTGGACCCCGGAGCGAACAGGAGGTTCGCACCGGCCTCGAACGGGAGGTCGAGGCTGAGCGCTGGACCAGCCTTGACCGAGCGCTGCGTGAGATCTGTGATGACTGCGCCGGTGTGGCGGACCTCAGGCCGGAAGGGAAGGGTGAGGATCCTGAACTGCGCCCCCTGCTGCTCGGCAGGGCGGCCAAGCTTGAACGCCTCGGCCTTGCCGAATCCACAGGTCCCGCCTGCTGGACCTTAAAACCAGGGCTGGAGCAGACCCTTCGTCAGCTCGGCATGCGCGGCGACATCATCAAGACCATGCATCGGGCGATGAGTGCTGGGGGGCGGGAGCCGGACATCGCCACCTTTGCCCTGCACGGAGAAGAACCCACCGATCCGGTCCTTGGCCGCCTGGTTCAACGTGGTCTGGATGATGAGCTGAAGGGGACCGCTTATGCGATCGTCGCGGGCCTCGATGGTCGAACCCATCATCTGCGGTTCGGCGACCTCGAATTTACTGGCGATGCGCCGGCCGGCGCTATCGTCGAGTTGCGCACCTATACTGATGCGAGTGGAAAGCCGCGAATGTCGCTCGCGGTTCGCTCAGACCTCTCGATCGAGGAGCAGGTGAGCGCGAACGGTGCGACCTGGCTCGACCGCCAGCTTCTCGCCAAAAATCCGTCGCTCAGCGGGGGCGGCTTCGGGGCCGAGGTCCGGTCCGCAATGGATGCGCGCCTCGATCACCTCGCTGGCCAAGGCCTTGTGCAGCGGTCCGGACGGCGCATTGTGTTTGCGCGCGACTTGCTCGCTGCCTTGCAGCAGCGCGAGCTGCAAGCCGCTACTGCAAAGCTTTCTACCGACTCAGGACTTATCTATCAGCCCGTAACTGAGGGCGATCAAGTGACCGGCATCTACCGTCAGCGCGTAACGCTTGCCTCCGGGCGTTTCGCTATGATCGACGATGGGCTCGGTTTTGAGCTGGTGCCTTGGCGGCCGGCTTTGGAACAGCATCTCGGAAAGCAGGTATCTGGCATTGTGATGCCTGGCGGCAGAGTCGATTGGAATGTCGGCCGTAAGCGAGGATTGGGAATATAG
- a CDS encoding S26 family signal peptidase, which yields MGRLTIILAICGSVALASRSGTEAVPCYIWNASESVPIGLYRLQPTQGLTVAELVAVRPPEPLSSFLDLNGYLPTGVPMLKRVLALPGQTVCRNGFALSVDNIEMGLARERDTRGRPLPVWRGCRLIAPDEVFLMNRQSAGSLDGRYFGPLPASAVIGEALPVWTERD from the coding sequence ATGGGCCGGCTGACGATTATTCTGGCGATCTGCGGATCGGTAGCTCTCGCATCAAGGTCCGGCACAGAAGCCGTGCCATGCTACATCTGGAACGCTTCTGAGAGCGTCCCGATTGGCCTCTATCGTCTACAGCCAACGCAAGGATTGACTGTCGCTGAGCTTGTGGCCGTTCGGCCGCCCGAACCACTTTCGAGCTTCCTGGACTTGAACGGCTATCTGCCGACCGGTGTTCCCATGCTCAAGCGCGTCCTGGCGTTGCCCGGACAAACCGTTTGCAGAAATGGCTTCGCCCTTTCCGTCGATAACATTGAGATGGGGCTGGCGCGGGAACGCGACACACGTGGCCGGCCGCTGCCGGTCTGGCGCGGATGCCGCCTCATAGCGCCGGATGAAGTCTTTCTCATGAACCGGCAGTCGGCCGGTTCGCTCGATGGGCGGTACTTCGGGCCACTTCCGGCATCCGCCGTCATCGGAGAAGCCCTGCCCGTGTGGACAGAGAGGGACTGA